caaaaaaccatgaAAACCCCTACTTGCTTTGCTTAGCAAGAAAACCCCATTATGTTAAGACCAAAATGATGTACAGGCATCAAAGCAGGACAAGGAGACTACAGAAGAAAATGAtgcaaaaaaatttttgaaagtatCAAAGGGGCTCTCAGCACTATCTTAAAATGTAACCAAAATTCAAAAAGGCACAAAAGACATCTTCCTGATTAGAAGACTTCTCACACAAGAATAGGAATACTGCAACAATAAATACTCCAAAGAAGTGCTACAGAAAAGTTACTGTTATTtctcacaattttttttaatagctgaaGAAGCTTGATTTTAAACTTGAAAAAGGAAGCTAAATTTCAAACACTTTCTTACCAACGACTCCAGTAGTTCCATCCCCAATCTCATCATCTTGAGATTTAGCCAGCTCCACCATAAGTTTGGCTATCTGGTGATCCACATCCATCATATTCAGGATGGTAGCACCATCATTTGTCACAGTCACCTCACCATCCTTGTCCACCATCATTTTATCCAAGCCTAAAAAACATATGTTCAAAGGATGAaggaaaattctgaaaattccCCCACAACAAGTACTAAGAGAGAACCACTAAAAGTTTTTCATTGTTACCATTGGGCCCAAGGGATGTTCTCAGAGTACTTGCTACAGCCTTTGCTGCCATTATGTGAGACTGTAAAACAAAGGATAACAAAGCCAGAAGTTAAATCATTATCATGCATTCCGAAATCACAATACTAAGGTAGCGAAAACACAGTGAGTAAAATCTTGCGATTTAACTGACAACAACTATGAAAAAGAATCAGTATGTGTGTATTGATCTTATGACAGAAACTTTTAGTATGCCTTTTCTTGTATTGCTTGTACTGCCTCTGCTAAAGCAttcaaaagcagagcagccaaATGCAGCCCTAAGGCTCAAAGCAGGGAGCAACAGAAGGCAGCAACGCTAAGAAGAGAAGGCAGTGCAATTTTACCATCACAGAATGGCGTGGCTGGGAaaggacctttaagatcatccagGTCCCACCGCCTGTCAGAGGcagaacaccttccactagaccaggttgctcagtgCCCCATACAGCCTTCCTCTGAACActgccaggaatggggcatccacaagcCTTCTGTTCCAGTGTCCGCTCCCTTCTTCCGTCGGAATTTGTACCACCCGCACTCAGCTCCGGCCTTCCATCGGCGGCCGAGCTTCAGGCTGGGGTCTAAgggagggggcactggggagctgggcaggagccacGGGGAGAGGCGCGCTGCGCCCACGGGGGTGACGGCCCCAAAGCCCCGCAGCCCGGGGACGGATCCACGCCGTGCCGCGGATTCCCAGCCCCGGGGCGATGCCTTCTCTCTTCCTCCATCTCTCTCCCGCTTACGGGCCTAGTACGGGCTCCATCCGCCCTGTGTCTCGGGCGGGGCTGGCACTGAGAGCGGCAGCGCCTCGACCCAGGGGCTCCATCCTCCCGCCGCTCTCGGCGGCATGGTGCGGTACAGCACAGCACAGCGCAGCATGGCGCGGCGTGGCCCAGCCAGCGCGGGCCCgcgggcggccccggcggccGCCCCGCTCGCTCACCTTGAGCGCCTCCAGCCCCATGAGACGCGTCTTGCGCTCCTGGTCCTTAAGGATGAGGAAGGGCCGCCCATACTCGTCAAACGCCAGAGTCCCCATGGCCGACATGGCTGCAAAGCCTGCTCCGACCGCCGCCGCCCGCGCACGCCTCCCGGaagccgccgcgcccgccgcgaCACCGCGACACCGCGCACCGCCCCGCGCCTGCGCAGCCGCTGCCCCCGCGCCCTATTTCGCGGGCGGGAGCTTTGTGGCGCCCCCAGAGGAGCCTTCTGGAAGCCGCCCGGCGCCGGGGGAGGAGCGCGGCGCTCGCGGCCGCACGCCCCGGCTCACGGGGCggggaggaaagaaaggatAGGAGGATGTACGCGGGGCGGGCTCCGGGCGATGCGGCTGCGGGCTGCGCCGGGTGACGTGAGGGCGGAGAAGGGAAGACAGACACACTGTGGAAAAGTGTGCGCGGCGCTTCTCTCCGGAGCGCTTTTGGAAAGGTTTCGGTCTCCCACCCCTTCTTAGTGAAGTGATACCGCCCTTCCCTATGACTGTTGCAGGCCGAGCATAAGTCTGGGTTGGTCATTGGCGAGTTGGGGGGGTGTCTGTGGTGGGTGTCGCTGTGTCGCAGGGAAAAGTTCCTGCGCAAAGGAGGAGCAGTAACTCCGGGACGCGTTCCCGAGGCGGGGAGGTCTCTGCCTGCGCCGCCCTTGAGCTGTTCGGGGCGCGCTGTTGCCCGCCCGCGAGTGCGGGGCGGGGGCTTTAAATGGGAACCGCATTCCTGCCCGCGCGTGCCTCAGCTTTCCGGCCGCTGTAGTGTTTCCTTGGGATCGGCTGAAGTgtagggtgggttttttttcatctcttacATCGTAGCTCTTTGCTACAAGATACTGAATTGTCTCGAGTGAAAACACTGTCCGTCTGTCCCCAGGCGCGATGTCCCAGGCGCTGGCGAAGGAGGTCCCGCAGGAGGAGGGCAAAGGCGGCTCCCGGAGGAGCGGCTGGGGCCTGCTGGTCACGGCCGGTGTGGGAGGCACCTTGGTGGCCCTCTATGCTGTGGCCACCCCCTTCGTGACCCCGGCCCTGAGGAAGGTGTGCCTGCCCTTCGTTCCTGCCACGGCCGCTCAGATCCAGAATGTGCTGAAAATGCTGGAAAACAGAAGTGGCTCCCTAGTTGACATTGGTAGCGGGGATGGCCGCATTGTACGTTGTGGATGTTGTCTTCTTTTTAGATCACCTCTTAAAAAGTTGCCAAAGTGCTGTGCCTGAATTTTCTCACACTTAAACATTTCTTGTCTTTGGCATCTGGTGGTTGTGTCTGAGTCTTATGGAAAGGATCAAAGCTGAGAAAGGTTTATATTCAGTTTTCCTgggtaataaatagtttttgCTGCAGTCTTACCTGTAGCTTCACTAAGGTAGTGGACAAAATGTCATTGTGGTGACTGACTGGAGGGAATCACAGTGCATTCCCTTGAAAAGTTGCGATCCGAGCCTTGGAACTGATTGACAAAGAGCTGTGATTCCACAAAAGGTGTGTAGCTACAGCAAGTGTGGCTGTGAGATGTTTAATGTATAAAGGTGATAGAAGTGCAAAAAGAAACAGGCAGTGAGTGAtggattttaaaagtaaaaatcctAGTGTGGTTAGAACTGCAGTCTTCAAACTTTTGTGCGCTGCTGGCTTCCCCACTTCCAAATCCATGTGGTGAAACTAGAATAAACACCAAGAGAAATGGTGAGAATCATGAAAGAAAAAGTGATATCTTTCCAGGGTATTGCTCGAGCCCCAGTTTGTGAAATGTGGTGAGGATATAGTAGAAAATtgtgtggtttggttttccttttgttgctgTGATGTTTTGTGTGCTTTATCATAACTATCTGCTTCAAGTCAAAGTTAGAAACAGGGTGGTGGTTTTTGGTGGAAGCACACAAGTTCTTGAAGTTCTTGCTACCTTTGTCCATGTTTTTTGTGAATGAGCCAACTGTTTGTCCatgtaaaaaaaattgatttggAACCCCAAATCTGTGAAGAATGCTTGAATTGTGCCTGGGTaggaaaaacaccaaaaaacttAGGCATGAGATAACTGTAGTTTTTTATGCCCTCTCTGAGGCATTGTGGCTGCTGACTCTCATCAGAGGTATTTAATTTCAATAGGTACTGTGTCATTAATTCTGATATATTATATAGGTGCTTAAATGGAGACTGAAGACtatttggaaagccaggtggCTAAAAATGAATGCTTGGTGCTTCCTTGATGCATCTGACCTGAAGAAAGTCTATTCAGAtgcttttaattatttatcACTTACTCAGGTGTAATCAGTGGATAAATATGAAGATATTTACCGCATTTCCAAGTGTGGTAAAAATGTCAGGTTCTTTTGGTGAATTTACAAGTGCTCTGTGTGATGGAAGATGCATTATTTTAACAGTGTGAAATATATAGTCCAGGTAAAGTTCTGTTAAGAAATGTGTACTTTCTGATTTCACCTTGCTTGTTTTGTAATTGATAGTTCATCAGGCCATTGCTGATTAGAAGTTTGCAATAGCCTTTTCAATTTTGTCTTAAACCTTTATTCTAAAAatcagtgcattttttttttcaatgtagATCAAGATTGCTTTCACACTCTTTCTATTTGTGTGCCATTTTGGCTCTGATTTGGGGGCTGCTCAAGTGCCTGTCCCTCACTGCTTTTCAAATAAGTGGTCTAATTTTGAGCATTCTTGCTTGTGAGTTTCCGTGATCAATGTTGGTTCCTTTAATTCCAAGACACTGTAATGAACGTGTTAAATTAAACTTCTATGTGGATCATAGATGTACTGCAAGCTCACAGCTTTGCCCTGtgaatgtttgttttcattttgtttgccTGACTATATTTCAGTTGGActagtaataatagtaatatgTACTTTTGAGTTTTTTGTTCACTATATAGCTGATCTGTTGGGCATTAAACCCAGGGTGACTTAGGAAAGTGCTTTCctttgatttatattttaaataaaactgtgtGCTTCTCTTTAGGTGAACAGACTTCTATGTTTCAAAgtgaagatttattttcttctttgtaggTGATAGCAGCTGCAAAAAGGGGATTCCAGGCTGTAGGTTATGAATTGAATCCCTGGCTAGTCTGGTACTCCAGATATCGTGCCTGGAGAGATGGAGTACATCAGAACACCAAATTTTATATTTCAGACTTATGGAAGGTGGGTAATGAATTATGTAAGAATGGATCTGGGATGATTGAGAGATTTTATAAGTTTGGAAATACTTTCCTGAAAAAGCTGAAATGCTGTCTGACCACCAGGTGCTGTACTGGGCTTTGTGCAAAGTATTTGTGCTGGGAATCTGGTTTCTTTGGGCTCAGTatgctgttctgctgctttgggcTTGATTCAAGTGCTTCCTGTATCAGCAGAGGCTTCTTGAGCAAGCCTGGGCCTGATGAATTAtgtgggagggttttttttggctgtaGGGGTGTTTGTGTTCAGAGGGGAACAGAGGAGAACTGCGTGGCACTGAGTGGAAGAGCTCAGTCATTAGAATGCCTAGGAAGTTTTTATAGCTAGCTAACATTTAACAAAAGACGAGACGAACTTAAAGCATGCGTGATTTGATCATATACAGGAGTTGTGAAAATAACTCTTCAGTTATTAGTAAAGTCATGTAGTTGTTTTCTAGATTAATGCTTTCTGTGCTTCTAGAATTGCTATTCCATATTCTTGGCCAGATAGTAGAAGTTTTTTGCTGTTCAGCAGTAGAAAGTTTTCTTTATGTGGAAATTTTTGTGATGAAAAGTTGGTAAGGGATCTCCTTACATATTTTTGGTCTAAATCTCCGTTGAAAGAAGTGCAGCTAGAGGGATTAGGAGAAGAGAATGGTGAGAATTTCTCTAACTATAAATGCCATTTTCAATAAGATTTGttctcaaattttattttaggtttctttttctcattatagaaatgttgttgtttttggaGTACCTCAAATGGTAAGCTtactatttatattttatttttactatataattgtattttatttattatactgtttaattatttgttacaatgtttaattattttaatgccAAGGCATTCAATGTTAATATGTTAATCTGCAAAATGAATCAACCTGCAGATGGTCAAAGGTAGTCAGTAATAatcatagaatcctagaataTTAAGGGTTGGAGGAGACCTGAAACATCATCAAGTCTCAACCCCCTGTGTGTGCATGGGATACCtcccactagatcaggttgctcaaggccttatccagcctggctttgaacactgccagggttgGGGCATCCAGAAACTCCCTGGGCAACCcgttccagtgtctcaccaccctcacagtaaagaatttcttcctggtgTCTAACTGAACATTTCCCTTTTAGTTTTTTTCCATTCTCCATTGTCCTATCTCTGCAGTTCCTGATGAAGTGACCCTCTCCAGCTTCATCAGGAGATTCCTCCCTGTAGGCTCCCTTCTGATATTGGAAGGTTGCTATGAGGTCTGCATGcaaccttctcttctctagttccagcccccctgccatgagcagggacgCTTTTGACTAGACTGGGTTCCTG
This Haemorhous mexicanus isolate bHaeMex1 chromosome 1, bHaeMex1.pri, whole genome shotgun sequence DNA region includes the following protein-coding sequences:
- the ATPSCKMT gene encoding ATP synthase subunit C lysine N-methyltransferase, yielding MSQALAKEVPQEEGKGGSRRSGWGLLVTAGVGGTLVALYAVATPFVTPALRKVCLPFVPATAAQIQNVLKMLENRSGSLVDIGSGDGRIVIAAAKRGFQAVGYELNPWLVWYSRYRAWRDGVHQNTKFYISDLWKVSFSHYRNVVVFGVPQMMPQLEKKLEEELKCNARIIACRFPFPCWIPDHTTGEGIDTVWAYDLKHSRACETKSLEITPETES